TGGCTTGCGGGTCGGCGATCCAGCCGGCCAGCGTGCCGCGGTGGTTGATCAGGGTGCCGGCGCCGATCTGCATGCGGCTGCCGACGTGGGTCAGGTCGGGGCCGAGCTGCGCGCTCTCGGCCACGCCGCGGATCGTGTGGCACGACTGGCAGCGCTGCTCCAGGAACACCGCGCGCCCGCGCAGCGCCAGTTCGTCCGCCGGCTGCACGGCCGGCCGCGCCTGGCGCGCCAGCCAGGCGTCGTAGTCCGGCTGCGCCAGGGCGACCACGTGCAGCGCCATGCGCGCATGCTGGGCGCCGCAGTACTCGGCGCACTGGCCGCGGTAGATGCCCGGCTTGTCGGCGCGCAGGCGCAGGCCGGTGACGCGGCCGGGAATCGTATCGCGCTTGCCGGCCAGCGCCGGCACCCACAGGCTGTGGATCACGTCAGCGCTGTTCAGGCCGACGTACACGTCCTGGCCGACCGGGATGTGAATCTCGTTGGCAGCGGCGATCTCGGGGCCGCCGCCCGGGCCGGCGTAGCGCACGTCCCACCACCACATCCTGGCGGTCACCGACAGCGCCATGGCGCCGTTCGAGGTCTGCGGACGCAGCTCGGCGCTGCGCCAGGTGCTCCATACCAGCAGGGCGCTCAGCACCACCACCGGGAACGCCACGCCGGCACCGAGGATCCAGGCCCTGGCCGGCAGGGGCCGCGCATGGCGGCGCAGGCTGGCCAGCAGCAGCGCCATCACCGCCAGCAAGATCACGGCGCCG
The genomic region above belongs to Massilia forsythiae and contains:
- a CDS encoding cytochrome c oxidase subunit II, with translation MTDRMHAAAEVPLAAGQGTLQSVLHPAGADAAVIGQFAWVLFGAGAVILLAVMALLLASLRRHARPLPARAWILGAGVAFPVVVLSALLVWSTWRSAELRPQTSNGAMALSVTARMWWWDVRYAGPGGGPEIAAANEIHIPVGQDVYVGLNSADVIHSLWVPALAGKRDTIPGRVTGLRLRADKPGIYRGQCAEYCGAQHARMALHVVALAQPDYDAWLARQARPAVQPADELALRGRAVFLEQRCQSCHTIRGVAESAQLGPDLTHVGSRMQIGAGTLINHRGTLAGWIADPQAIKPGVFMPPASGIDGASLRALAAYLEQLK